In Lolium rigidum isolate FL_2022 chromosome 7, APGP_CSIRO_Lrig_0.1, whole genome shotgun sequence, the DNA window CGTGGCAATTGTGAATGTTTTCAGATCCACGTACTTGAGAGCCCcaaatgctcaagacacggcaagacTTTTGGAGTTCAACACCGACCGGGGATTTCCAGGTATGCTTGgctccattgattgtatgcattggagttgaaAGAATTATCCAGCGGCATGGCATGAACAATTCAAagggtacaagaaggatgccactattATCCTTGAAGCGGTCGCCGATCATGAGACGTGGAtatggcatgcatttttttggAATGCCCGGGTCTTCCAAtcacatcaatgttcttcaacggtcacaagtaatgacaagacttgcaatgcagGGAGTTCCAtcggtggagtttgaagcaaatggccacaagtacaactatggctacttcctcaccgacggcatatatccaaggtggcaaacatttgtggaGACGGTTATTCAACCACGAGGTAAGAAACAAACCCAATttcacaatgcacaagcggcggctaggaaagatgtagagataGTATTTGgaattttgcaagcccaatttgccattgtgAGGGGGGCGGCTAAATTTTGGGACCAAgagtgcctttggtatatcatgaccgcttgtgtcatcatgcataccatgattatagaggatgatcgtgggaaaaatgtggatcatacccactacgagtttatggggcttcccgtgcaagtgaggaggtccgcacaAAGGATTACCCGGTTCATTGCCTCGTACTATGCCATTCACtccaacgacacacatgatgagctccaaaaagatctcatggaagaatggtagAATTGGTATagacaacaatagttgcatacttCTTGTATTTGTGTGAAAACTATATGTTGTATTGTTTCAAAACTATGTTATATTGGTGTATGTTGTTCGGtaaacttgttgtatttgttgtgaACAATTTGATGTACTTGTTGTATTTGCTGTGAACAATTTGTTGTATTTGTACGGTACATTTATTTGTGAATTTGTGATGCTTGTTTGATCTTATTTGATGCATAGTTGGGTGTGATTGTTGTTTCCGATGGCGCCGCGAGCTGTATATTGGAGCGTCCGGCGGAGGAATATTTTTACGCCCGCGCACGCGCTCTAGTTCAGCGTTTTCTATGGGAGAAAATTCGAGGCAGCACACGGTAAACGTTTACAGCGCGGTCATAGCAACATATAGCGTCttgctgttggagatgctctcacgAAACGTCTGCCGACCAAGGTGTTTTGGTGGCCTAGGACTCTGCACGGCAGGAAATCGAGAATTCTGGACGTGAACGGGCTGGAGGTGTCCACACTATTCTGGACACTGCACCCGAGACCAAGCTCGCCTTTCCTATATGCCGATCAAGTTGTCACCTGCACCGTGCTGCACACTCTCGCGTGCGGTTTGGCTAGTCTGGTTAGACGTTTTTTCCTGtttctttctattttttattttattttttattttttcgtaTTCTTGTTCATTTTtctatttaaaaataatttttgaaattTTGCACACTTTAAAATTATTCTAGTTTGGAAAAATTTACAAATTGGAAAAATGGTCATATTCGAAAGTGGAATGAATTTCAAAATTTCAACaatttcaaaattcgaaatttttcaaaatttgaacgaattttgaacaaatttcgagttttgaacaattttttgaaaatttgaatgATTTCTGATTTTATGAACAAATTTTGGATTTTGTacgatttttgaattttgaacaaatttaaaatcGAACATTTTTAAAATGTATAAATaggaaaatttgaacaaattttcaaaataggAAAATAAACCGAAAAATGTTAGTTTTTAGAAATAAAACtgtaaacaaaaaaaggaaaaaaagaagaaaaaaggaaatagatgTTTACCTCATGGGTCACGGCCCATTAACAACCGTCGGTTCggaggggtgtgcggcacccgGTACCTGCCGACCCGGTCGGCATATAGCACCTCCCGACCAAGCTTGACCCGACCATGCCAGTCAGATGGGCCTGATTTTTCGGCTCGACGGTTGGGCTTGGGCCTTCGTTTTTGCTGAATTAGTGAAGAGGTCCAACCGGTGTCCCAAAGCCTGACATGATTTTTCCTGACAGGCAGGAGGCTTGATTTTTGTCTCGATGTTCAGGCCAGGCTAGGCTCGGGCCTAGATTTTCTATGTCTGGTTTTGTTTGGTCTGTCCCAAGAAATGTCCATATATAGCCACACCAAGGTCTATGATTTTCTTTACCTAAAAAAAGTATGTGATATCTTCTCACCCTCTGGTGTGATATGTCATAGAGAGTAAGTCATGAAAGTGTGATGTCTGCCACTTAAGATGAACATAACATGTCGTAGGATGGACCTCCATACCCGATGTGCGGTGTCCCATCGTTTGTTCAAGGATGTTGGTCATTTGTAGCATCGAAAAAACAAAGGACTAGTTTTGAGCTTCTTTGAAGAAATAAATTACAAGCATCGTCAAACAGACGATTGCCCACAACACAACTATTATCGAGGTCCATGTCGCGCCATGCTCATCTTAATAGGCAGGATATTATGACATAGACGCTAGAGGAAATGATGGGCCTTCGGTGACCTAGGGCACATAGCTATCGCAACATAGTTCAAGATGACAGGGTCACTGAAAACCAAACCATTACCGAGTTATGCATCTTAAACATATAACTCGGAAGTTAAGAGTAATTCATTTGTGGTGAAACTAGCTGCTCTTTGCGGCGCCAAGTATGCTCCGCACGTGATGCAGGATGACGCGGGATAGTGCGGTGTGCAGCTGTGTCCTGCGcccagtggcggacgcaggaaaaAACTTGTGGGTGGGCACACTTAAAAAAAATCGCACTAACCCCATGCGATAAAAAAATATAACAGATGATTAATATAGATACTCAATCAATTAACAATACTGTAGCTCAATTGAGAGTGAAATTATCTGTTCCATGCCATTGTAGCTCAATTCAGAGTGAAATTATCTATTTCAAGCCATTGTAGCTCAACATTGTATCTCAATTAATAAGCAAGTGGAGTGTAGATTTAGCTATACCATTCTCTATTTTATAGTGAAATTCTCAAAGAACTATCTTCAAAAATAAAATCAACTCATGTCAGCATACAACCATATTTACTAGTTTTTTTAAGATAGGCGAACACTTTTTGAACATAGACCATTTTCTTTCAAGACATGATCTTTATTATTATCCATGAAACAATTTTTTGAATCGTAAATATTTTTAAACACCCATGAAACTTTTTTCTAAAGTGTGAACCATTTTTTCAAGACATGCAACTTCTTGTTAACATCCACAAACTATTGTTTGAACCATACTATTCTTCCAAGACTGGGTGAAACATTGTTAGAAAATGTTTTTTAAGACATGAACCTTTTTAAACGGGAATAATGAATTAACCTGAGAAGAGCCAAGAACGGGCGTTCGAATAAACTGATTCCGTCAAGTAGAGAAAAACAGATTTCACCGGTTTGTATTGGTACCTTCTGTCTAGAACGCATTGTCAATTAGCTGACCGTGAGCGGCGATTTCACAAAAATATGGGTTGGGCAGGTAGCTCGCGTCAGCGACTGGGTGGCGGGTGCTACTGTGCTAGTGCAATGGGTCTCGTGGCTTGCTCGCCCCTTGCCTACACGAGAAACAGAAAGGGCTCTCGGCCGTGTTCTAGCCAGTTTGAGGCTCAGCCGTAGTACTCCAGCCCCGTACGTAATAGGTAATAAAAGAAAATTCTCAAAAAatctgggtgggccacggccccctcGGCCCACCCGCTGGGTACGCCCATGCCTGCGCCAGCTCTAGCGAAATGATGCGGCGTTCCGCGACGGTCCGCACAGCATGCGCTGCCCCGCATGACTCTCTGGCGGGCAGCCGCAACCCGCCCCCGTTTGCAACCTGAGACCGATTAAGGGTATGGTGACCCAAACAGACGGCGTTAGGTCGTCCGTTTTTGGGTGGTCACACGGACACCCGGATCGTGGACCGGGTGTCTGTTTGGATCGCACACTGCGTCTAACATGACGACCCAAAAAGccaccacgtggttcgtcttccttgaGCTGCGATGCGCCATGGCAGGTCTCGACGGGACAGCAATGGCGGGCGGAAGAATGCGCGGGAAAGTTCCGGCGTGCACTAGGGTTCTCGCGCGCGCGAAaaggccattggcgcgcgctcgcgcccaatttTCCCGCCAAGGCCACCGGCTATAAAAGACAGTGTCGGCCTCGCAGACCTCACACCCGCTCCTCCGTCCTCTCCCCCTCTACCTTCTCTGGCGCCCTCTCCAcctccatcgccatgccgcgcaccctgcaggccacgtgggccaagctctccttcgccgcccgggccaggttcccgtggacggaggaggaggagccgcatgACGCGCGTTGGGTcgccgatgaagaaggaagaggacgcggagctggtggaggcggccgcggacggctggcacgaggccgcggacggctggtacgaggccgcggaggaggaggcggagcccaccatggaggaggagcccgtcgacCCGGAGGACTACTTCGATGACCTCGcgatggcgaacatcaacgccgccatcgaggagcgtcttgcCGACCTCACGcgtgtgacgaaggagcacgaggccacctgtcgggccgctcgccgccgtttaggcgacctcctcggccagaagaaccagctcctcgctatgcgagcagcccgccacctcatccagcTGCCCTCGCTGAGCGGCGCGCCCGGCAGGCTGCTGCGTCAGTGCAGCGCGGCCGCCAAGAGCGCATGCGTCGCCGggaggagaaccacgaggcccaggccaccggccgcgtccgcctggaggcacgGAGCGCTATGAACGTGTTGTCGCGCAGGAGCTCGAGTTGTGCaggaagcggatggtgccgccgcAGGAGGCGTAGCACGAGCGCGCCCAAGctgcgcggacggaaaggaggagcgCGACCGCGGAGGAACGCCGCAAGAGGGCCGAGTCGCCGGCCCCGTACATAGCTAGACTAGTAGTAGgtagatttaaaaaaaaatgtaaTATCTAATTTTAATGAAAATAGATGCTATCTCCTTATGACACGCGGGCTAGaacggacaaggggcggacgcgggCGGCCAGCGATCGGCCTCCACGGCCACGCAAATGCAGCACATATTTAGATCGGATTTGGATCGTCCCGAACGCCGCGGCCATTTATTTTTTAGATGGATCCGCGCACTAGACCGGATTTTTGTCCGGTTCTACTCATCCAGACGGGCCCGGGATGGGTCGGGCGCGAGAGCTGCCGTAACGAGCAAAACTAGAAAAAcggaaagaaaaaaagaatccTGGATAACAAAGTCCTCTCTAAGGGCATCTACACTGCGGGGCGCTAAGCGCGGGCGCCAGGGTCTTAATCCCAGTGAATCGGCAGTTGTGGCGTGGGATCCTGGCCTGTAGGCGCTTAGTTAGGAGCGTCGATGCAGAGTTTTGCGCCGGACGCTTCGTTGGAGTTTGGACTGTGGCGTGAAAATCGGTTCGACTCAGTTGGAGATATAAGGGCacgtacaatggtgatatcttagcaatgccacgtaggataaatgctgatgtggaggaaagagaaagtcaaaaaaagactttgccttctcttagctaagagatgatctcttagcacaatctgTCTCACCATATATTTAGGATGTTTAGTtactaaagataagactaaaaaataacccattgtacatcatgttttacAGTCATATCTAGATTACGTGGCACGATTAAGATAAgacggtcttatcaaccattgcatatgccctaagagcatctccagtcacgtccccaAACCGTTCCCAAAGCGATTTtgggtgcgccggacaaaaaaacgttcccagccgcgcgccccaaaggccctttttatccggcgcggcccgatacggtgtccggcgtcccgagcccgtccccgtcccacaggggacgcaccgggcacgccggacacaacgaaatgagaggcgaggaggcgcgggcccgacccgtcagcggctcggacgctcaaccgccacatacgtagcgacggtgcagctgccggaagcggaaccgtcgcattggcaaccgcgtcgacgacgcgccaaccccgccggaatggagcgccgactcctcggaagagcaaccgctgctctcttcgacctGCTGCgctgccgttcatccgcgctcaataagacccgtacgtacgccgtacgcacgccaccattcatccaagcctccatccgacacctccagcgacgatgagctacatctcccgagctcccgtccgacacctccagcgagggaaagcctgctggctggcgccattggtgggagagagccaggacgccgagcagcggcgacgattccccgccgccagttgacagcgaggaggaatggctgggctgggaggaggacgcggcggcggcggtggcccgtgcgaaggcgaaggcggccaaggccaaggccgccaaggccaaggcaaaggcaaaggcaaaggcgcagccgacgagcaccgccaacgacgaggaggactccgacgcgtcgggcgtcgacaccgcctcttcggaagaggtgacgagcaggaagcgccaccgcgatgacgacgacgcggggccatcagcgaagaagaagaagtagatagtttatatgtattttattatatttttccgaaattttatatataatttgtttatgttcaaccgatttgaatattagtaaatagtTTTTTTCTAGCCAAAAAATTACTTTTaatatttgggggcggcgtttgggggacgcgggcgggagcgacgtcccccaaaggcggcacgaacaaaacacgtccccaaacgctcgatccgacgctGGGATTACTTCCGATTTTTTCTCAGCTCAAGAGCCTTCATAAACGGGCCCGACCCAGAACAAGCAGCCCTGAAGACGGAGCGCCAGATGGGATCGCGTCGAATTCCCCAGAAACAGAACAGCGGCGCGTACCAAACGGGCTAGGCTACCCCACACCCATTCCGCTGCCTCACTGCCGTTCCTGCTCCCGACCCCCAGAACCCTAGCGGCGACTGCGAGGATGGCCCGCAAGAAGGGCCGcgtgccgtcgccgtcgccgtcgccgccaccgccgacgcctCCGCGGGAGGAGTCCAGCTCCGACCAAGACGATGAGGAGGAAGCCACCCCCGCAGCCCAAAAGGccccacaaaaccctaaaccccttTCCACCGCCGCGGCCGACGCCGATTCATCggatggaggcgaggaggagtcCGACCACTCGGAAACCGACGCCGATGCCTACCAGTTCCCTCAGGCCGCCCGCTTCCCCGGCAAGCCCTTGGAATCTGACGCCGATGAGGGGGACGGCAGCTCGTCGGATAGCCCGGACCCCGTCCAGACCAGGCCGGCAAGGAATTCCGGGAAGAAGAGGCAGGCCGCTGAGTCCATTCCGTCTGGTGTCAAGCCGAAGAAAGCCAAGGCCGATGCGGCTCCTCTGTCTCGCAAGCCGCCTTCTGAGCCCAATTCCACCAGCAAGGGCAAGAAGCTTTCCAAGGAAAAGGCTGTGCCGGATCGCTCCCCGTCCAAGACCGCAGGAAGACGCTGGACAATTGAGGACGAGATCAAGGTCCTGGAAGCTCTTGTCAGCCACACCAAGGCTAATGGCACACAGCCTAGTGCTGTTCAACTTATTGCTGCTGTTGGTGACAGCCTTGAAAGaaagacctgtaccaagacagaaATGTATGAGAAGGTGCGGCATCTTAAGCAGCGACATGAGAAAGCGGCCACTACAGGCACCCTGCCAGATAATGATGATGACCTCCACAAGTTCAACCTCTCGGAGGCAGTCTGGGGAGAAAGTGCAAAGGAGGTTGCTGCAGCCCCCATATCTCAAAATGATGCTGCTACCTCAATGAGCAACAAGGGGCAGACTAACAAAGAGAAAAAGGGTGGTACAGCAAAGGAAGCCACCAGCACCGTGAATGAAAATGTCGGAACTGTCACCAAAGAGAAGCTAGATGGAGCTTCCAAGGGCAGGTTATCAAACAAGGCTGCCAATACTGATACTCCTGTTAAGAGTAAGAAACGGGGAAATCATAAGGAGGACTTAGAAGGCGATGCAAAAACAAAGGAGACCACCAATACTGCCACTCAAA includes these proteins:
- the LOC124672368 gene encoding probable transcription factor At4g00390, encoding MARKKGRVPSPSPSPPPPTPPREESSSDQDDEEEATPAAQKAPQNPKPLSTAAADADSSDGGEEESDHSETDADAYQFPQAARFPGKPLESDADEGDGSSSDSPDPVQTRPARNSGKKRQAAESIPSGVKPKKAKADAAPLSRKPPSEPNSTSKGKKLSKEKAVPDRSPSKTAGRRWTIEDEIKVLEALVSHTKANGTQPSAVQLIAAVGDSLERKTCTKTEMYEKVRHLKQRHEKAATTGTLPDNDDDLHKFNLSEAVWGESAKEVAAAPISQNDAATSMSNKGQTNKEKKGGTAKEATSTVNENVGTVTKEKLDGASKGRLSNKAANTDTPVKSKKRGNHKEDLEGDAKTKETTNTATQNGSTLVRTKSGKSDKEEKDGDADSLGPKEATAVTQNGESHEDKMDIDPSVKNMRREFDQLQNLYPNLASYVESIQAQHPCGETLKRAFEFIADDKACALESKIKKQRVIEMKTEIRRVDTKKEVTNIFIGLLD